A DNA window from Allokutzneria albata contains the following coding sequences:
- a CDS encoding SitI3 family protein, protein MAISYRLQIATPMPSVEVARVLRDADLQTGLLDDAVPVEQILDEGVLSERGTWVRVTESKPKQWDPVVADLGFTPTASVTFRMGHSHPVHEQQDDMIALTAEVLNRVPGDAVLHFQFEVIWLLRRDGQLTLNERDDIWPPHRLALVDIPYRRETHAFD, encoded by the coding sequence ATGGCTATCTCCTACAGGCTTCAAATCGCAACGCCGATGCCATCGGTCGAGGTCGCACGCGTACTCCGCGACGCCGACCTTCAAACCGGGCTACTTGATGACGCCGTCCCCGTCGAGCAGATCCTCGACGAGGGAGTGCTGTCCGAACGTGGCACCTGGGTCCGAGTCACGGAGAGCAAGCCGAAACAATGGGATCCAGTCGTCGCCGACCTCGGCTTCACCCCCACCGCATCGGTGACCTTCCGGATGGGGCACTCGCACCCGGTCCACGAACAGCAGGACGACATGATCGCGCTGACCGCCGAGGTGTTGAACCGCGTACCGGGGGATGCGGTCCTGCACTTCCAGTTCGAGGTCATCTGGCTGCTGCGCCGCGACGGCCAGCTGACGCTCAACGAGCGAGACGACATCTGGCCACCGCACCGCCTCGCCCTCGTCGACATCCCCTACCGCCGCGAGACCCACGCCTTCGACTAA
- a CDS encoding tetratricopeptide repeat protein, producing MSMTHQQLDEMMVAAWRLPFGPSATAAAEEIIRHADANMWKDLQYAGRILATRCYQYGAEPGKAFVTFSWCLNAYDRGEADPRFDHQLFWYFKWIVGSLTTFPEVPLERAHAVLDDMERRYRMAGHGMNPVHQRREMLARHVGDLETAREQYRLWNASPRDEMSDCERCEPSSKVNHLVRLGKDEEAIAVAQSALVSDGDCTEQPQGILTNLLLPYLRTGRLEEAVDAHRRAYRALQHDRGELHAIGTHIRFCALTGNHSRGLELLERHIGWLEEPPTPMAEMWFCGSAANLLGQLVEAGYEDVTVQRQEGEIEVRDLLPELADRARAIAERFDARNGTSEQGERLRLLIEGEPIVEYLPLSGVARRAELLEETEPEPLPTSLEAVASIVDPTELADLAELEFLRDNDDASLRAWERFDELCPEPSTLLLARRVTGLGAHAAREEPEEAERHWLRALELFTEAGDEALALSVRSRIGMIRCLLGRGEEGLPMAADAADRLADRGETEQLVRALSRLATCHQLHNEFDEAWESLARAEKLAESTGSPELTADIVLGKVPLLVQRGEMPDAIATAERAISLYSGVSGTDRLRQAQFMAANLRAGAGEFDTADALLAEAAHSTSPLLRAAVLHTRGRVALDQERFGSAVEHLTDAVAVFSNAGEPVHAAAVRVDLAAAALNNEQFSDAADAAEEALPVLERAGDMEENFRARFLLAKAYEMLGQPGQAVDLLDQVAAHLVSTGNMQGAAQMFTNGGVILDRLDRDGEAGAHYAAAADACNAAGDMQLEEIANRRESALSWHWAQNMERSMTELSTADSLASTLPEGDPHALWQRTLVNYDGARIFANVGEFGVALNRTLVAIKGFRELGANVEATIAEVLRGRLLANLDRREEAITVLTAALAEVPEEAAGQREQIESLLSELRG from the coding sequence GTGAGCATGACGCACCAGCAGCTCGACGAGATGATGGTGGCCGCGTGGCGGCTGCCGTTCGGCCCGTCGGCGACCGCCGCGGCCGAGGAGATCATCCGGCACGCCGATGCCAACATGTGGAAGGACCTGCAGTACGCGGGCCGCATCCTGGCGACCCGCTGCTACCAGTACGGAGCCGAGCCGGGCAAGGCGTTCGTCACGTTCTCGTGGTGCCTCAACGCCTACGACCGCGGTGAGGCGGACCCGCGCTTCGACCACCAGCTGTTCTGGTACTTCAAGTGGATCGTGGGATCGCTGACCACCTTCCCCGAGGTCCCGCTGGAGCGGGCGCACGCGGTGCTGGACGACATGGAGCGGCGCTACCGGATGGCCGGGCACGGGATGAACCCGGTGCACCAGCGCCGCGAGATGCTGGCGCGGCACGTCGGCGACCTGGAGACCGCGCGCGAGCAGTACCGGCTGTGGAACGCCAGCCCGCGGGACGAGATGTCGGACTGCGAACGCTGCGAACCGAGCTCGAAGGTCAACCACCTGGTGCGGCTCGGCAAGGACGAGGAGGCCATCGCGGTCGCGCAGTCCGCGCTGGTCAGCGACGGGGACTGCACGGAGCAGCCGCAGGGCATCCTGACCAACCTGCTGCTGCCCTACCTGCGCACCGGCCGGCTGGAGGAGGCGGTCGACGCCCACCGCAGGGCCTACCGCGCGCTGCAGCACGACCGCGGCGAGCTGCACGCGATCGGCACGCACATCCGCTTCTGCGCCCTGACCGGCAACCACTCCCGCGGCCTGGAACTGCTGGAGCGGCACATCGGCTGGCTGGAGGAGCCGCCGACGCCGATGGCGGAGATGTGGTTCTGCGGCTCCGCCGCGAACCTGCTCGGCCAGCTCGTCGAGGCGGGCTACGAAGACGTCACGGTGCAGCGCCAGGAAGGCGAGATCGAGGTCCGCGACCTGCTTCCGGAGCTGGCGGATCGGGCGCGCGCCATCGCCGAGCGCTTCGACGCCCGCAACGGCACCTCGGAGCAGGGCGAGCGCCTCCGCCTGCTCATCGAGGGCGAGCCGATCGTGGAGTACCTTCCGCTGTCCGGCGTCGCCCGCCGCGCGGAACTGCTGGAGGAGACCGAGCCCGAGCCACTGCCGACCAGCCTGGAGGCAGTTGCGTCGATTGTCGACCCGACGGAGCTGGCCGACCTCGCCGAGCTGGAGTTCCTGCGGGACAACGACGATGCGTCGCTGCGCGCATGGGAACGCTTCGACGAGCTGTGCCCGGAGCCGTCCACGCTGCTGCTCGCCCGCCGGGTGACCGGTCTCGGCGCGCACGCCGCGCGGGAGGAGCCGGAGGAAGCCGAGCGGCACTGGCTGCGCGCGCTGGAGCTGTTCACGGAAGCCGGTGACGAAGCGCTCGCACTGTCCGTGCGCAGCCGTATCGGCATGATCCGGTGCCTGCTCGGCCGTGGCGAAGAGGGCCTGCCGATGGCCGCCGACGCCGCGGACCGCTTGGCCGACAGGGGTGAGACCGAGCAGCTGGTGCGCGCGCTGTCCCGGCTGGCCACCTGCCACCAGCTGCACAACGAGTTCGACGAAGCGTGGGAGTCGTTGGCGCGCGCCGAAAAGCTCGCCGAGTCCACCGGCAGTCCCGAGCTGACCGCGGACATCGTCCTCGGCAAGGTGCCGCTGCTCGTGCAGCGCGGTGAGATGCCGGACGCCATCGCCACCGCGGAGCGCGCGATCTCCTTGTACAGCGGCGTTTCCGGCACGGACCGCCTGCGTCAGGCACAGTTCATGGCGGCCAACCTCCGCGCGGGTGCGGGTGAGTTCGACACCGCGGACGCGCTGCTGGCCGAGGCCGCCCACAGCACTTCGCCCCTGCTGCGCGCCGCGGTGCTGCACACCCGCGGACGCGTCGCGCTGGACCAGGAACGCTTCGGCAGCGCGGTGGAGCACCTGACCGACGCCGTCGCGGTCTTCAGCAATGCCGGAGAGCCCGTGCACGCCGCCGCCGTGCGGGTGGACCTCGCGGCCGCCGCGCTGAACAACGAGCAGTTCTCCGACGCCGCCGACGCGGCCGAGGAAGCGCTGCCGGTGCTGGAGCGGGCCGGCGACATGGAGGAGAACTTCCGCGCGCGGTTCCTGCTCGCCAAGGCCTACGAGATGCTGGGCCAGCCGGGTCAGGCCGTCGACCTGCTCGACCAGGTCGCGGCGCACCTGGTCAGCACGGGCAACATGCAGGGCGCGGCGCAGATGTTCACCAACGGTGGCGTGATCCTGGACCGGCTCGACCGCGACGGGGAGGCCGGGGCGCACTACGCGGCGGCGGCCGATGCCTGCAACGCCGCGGGGGACATGCAGCTGGAGGAGATCGCCAACCGGCGGGAGTCGGCGCTTTCCTGGCACTGGGCGCAGAACATGGAGCGCAGCATGACCGAACTGTCCACTGCGGACAGTCTCGCGTCCACCCTGCCGGAAGGCGACCCGCACGCGCTCTGGCAGCGCACCCTGGTCAACTACGACGGCGCGCGGATCTTCGCCAACGTCGGGGAGTTCGGGGTCGCGCTCAACCGGACCCTGGTCGCCATCAAGGGTTTCCGCGAGCTCGGCGCGAACGTGGAGGCCACCATCGCCGAGGTCCTGCGCGGCCGGCTGCTGGCCAACCTGGACCGCCGCGAGGAGGCGATCACCGTGCTGACCGCCGCCCTCGCCGAGGTGCCGGAGGAGGCCGCGGGCCAGCGCGAGCAGATCGAGTCGCTGCTCAGCGAGCTGCGCGGCTGA
- a CDS encoding alpha/beta fold hydrolase — MEQREVNLRGRRFSYVDFGGDGEPIVALHGTFGRARTFADLASRLAPAYRVIALDQRGHGLSERGGEFGREEFVGDAAAFIRHLGLQRTIVLGHSLGGVNAYQLAARHPELVGALVVADIGAVTDSTELPHPIVDVSGWPRAAESRDELVAGFIELGLPAPAYFLDSVVEEGGRWRMAFDHDDMMATQHGNAGNWWADWTSSTCPALLVRAAGSPLLFPAMAEQMARRRANTTLVELPGTGHWLYQDDPAGFALVVERFLSRAAR, encoded by the coding sequence ATGGAGCAACGGGAGGTGAACCTGCGGGGACGGCGTTTCTCCTATGTGGACTTCGGCGGGGACGGCGAGCCGATCGTGGCCCTGCACGGGACCTTCGGCCGGGCGAGGACGTTCGCCGACCTGGCTAGCCGCCTCGCGCCCGCCTACCGGGTGATCGCGCTCGACCAGCGCGGGCACGGGCTCTCGGAGCGCGGCGGGGAGTTCGGTCGGGAGGAGTTCGTCGGAGACGCGGCCGCGTTCATCCGGCACCTAGGTCTACAAAGGACGATCGTGCTCGGGCACTCGCTCGGCGGGGTCAACGCCTACCAGCTCGCGGCACGGCATCCGGAGCTGGTGGGTGCGCTCGTCGTGGCCGACATCGGCGCGGTGACGGACTCGACGGAGCTACCGCATCCGATCGTCGACGTCAGCGGGTGGCCGCGCGCGGCGGAGAGCCGGGACGAGCTGGTGGCGGGGTTCATCGAGCTCGGCTTGCCCGCGCCCGCGTACTTCCTGGACAGCGTCGTCGAGGAGGGCGGGCGGTGGCGGATGGCCTTCGACCACGACGACATGATGGCGACGCAGCACGGCAACGCCGGGAACTGGTGGGCGGACTGGACCTCCTCGACCTGCCCGGCGCTGCTCGTGCGCGCGGCCGGGAGTCCGCTGCTGTTCCCGGCGATGGCCGAGCAGATGGCCCGCAGGCGGGCGAACACCACGTTGGTCGAGCTGCCCGGCACGGGTCACTGGCTGTACCAGGACGACCCGGCCGGGTTCGCCCTTGTCGTGGAACGGTTCCTCAGCCGCGCAGCTCGCTGA
- a CDS encoding HSP90 family protein — MNRTFQVDLRGVVDLLSHHLYSSPRVYLRELMQNAVDAVTARRAADEAAPAEIAVGVTGRTLTITDSGIGLTEEQVHELLATIGRSSKRDQLGFARHEFLGQFGIGLLSAFLVADEVRVLTRSLDGSAAVEWIGRADGTYRIGPAEREVPGTTVELTAREGAEQWFAEETVTELCALFGSLLPFTVTVQGKAISGAGTPWRKDDRAPGQRMADLVGHAQDVLGFTPFDVIDLNVPEAGLTGVAYVLPFPANPAEHAGHRVYLKRMLLTESADSLLPGWAFFARCVVDAGELRPTASREALYSDGLLDSTREALGEHLRGWLVGLTRTDPARLSRFLEIHHLGVKALALHDEEMLRLVEQWMPMETNVGRMTLADFRSRHGDVRYTLTTDDFRQMAAVAAAQGLAVVNGGYTYDSEIIARLPLIDPAQSVRRLEPTDLMTRFDSVPPTTELELRPFLVAAQRSMDQLGCEVVLRSFEPASLPVLYLVDRSAAFQAELRSTKDRVDELWAGVLAAFDKPADDRPQLVLNHRNALVRRVCSTREPEKVALAVESLYGQALLLGYHPIRPADAALLNRSFLGLLEGLLDRAVPLED; from the coding sequence GTGAACCGCACCTTCCAGGTCGACCTGCGCGGCGTCGTCGACCTGCTCAGCCACCACCTCTACTCCAGTCCCCGCGTCTACCTGCGGGAACTGATGCAGAACGCGGTCGACGCGGTCACCGCCCGGCGCGCGGCCGACGAGGCGGCCCCCGCGGAGATCGCGGTCGGGGTCACCGGCCGGACGCTGACGATCACCGACTCCGGCATCGGGCTGACCGAGGAGCAGGTGCACGAGCTGCTGGCGACGATCGGCCGCAGCTCCAAGCGCGACCAGCTCGGCTTCGCCCGGCACGAGTTCCTGGGTCAGTTCGGCATCGGCCTGCTGTCGGCGTTCCTGGTGGCCGACGAGGTCCGCGTGCTCACCCGCTCGCTCGACGGCAGCGCGGCCGTGGAGTGGATCGGCCGCGCGGACGGCACCTACCGGATCGGTCCGGCCGAGCGGGAGGTGCCGGGGACGACGGTGGAGCTGACCGCGCGGGAAGGCGCGGAGCAGTGGTTCGCCGAGGAGACGGTCACGGAGCTGTGCGCGCTGTTCGGGTCGCTGCTGCCGTTCACGGTCACCGTGCAGGGCAAGGCGATCAGCGGCGCGGGAACCCCGTGGCGCAAGGACGATCGCGCGCCGGGGCAGCGCATGGCGGACCTCGTCGGCCACGCGCAGGACGTCCTCGGGTTCACACCGTTCGACGTGATCGACCTGAACGTGCCCGAGGCGGGGCTGACCGGTGTCGCGTACGTGCTTCCGTTCCCGGCCAACCCCGCCGAGCACGCCGGGCACCGCGTGTACCTCAAGCGGATGCTGCTGACGGAGAGCGCGGACAGCCTCCTTCCGGGCTGGGCGTTCTTCGCGCGCTGCGTGGTCGACGCGGGGGAGCTGCGGCCCACCGCGAGCCGCGAAGCGCTGTATTCCGACGGGTTGCTGGACTCGACGCGGGAGGCGCTGGGCGAGCACCTGCGCGGCTGGCTGGTCGGTCTGACGCGCACCGATCCCGCGCGGCTGAGCCGGTTCCTGGAGATCCACCACCTCGGCGTGAAGGCGCTCGCGTTGCACGACGAGGAGATGCTGCGGCTGGTCGAGCAGTGGATGCCGATGGAGACCAACGTCGGCCGGATGACGCTCGCGGACTTCCGGTCCCGCCACGGGGATGTGCGCTACACGCTCACCACGGACGACTTCCGCCAGATGGCCGCGGTGGCCGCCGCGCAGGGCCTCGCCGTGGTCAACGGCGGCTACACCTACGACTCGGAGATCATCGCCAGGCTGCCGCTGATCGATCCGGCGCAGTCGGTGCGGCGCCTGGAACCGACCGACCTGATGACCCGCTTCGACTCGGTGCCGCCGACGACCGAGCTGGAGCTGCGGCCCTTCCTCGTCGCGGCGCAGCGCTCCATGGACCAGCTCGGCTGCGAGGTCGTGCTGCGTTCCTTCGAGCCCGCCTCGCTGCCGGTGCTGTACCTGGTGGACCGCTCCGCCGCGTTCCAGGCCGAGCTCCGGTCCACGAAGGACAGAGTGGACGAGCTGTGGGCCGGAGTGCTCGCCGCGTTCGACAAGCCCGCCGACGACCGCCCGCAGCTGGTGCTCAACCACCGCAACGCACTCGTGCGCCGCGTGTGCTCGACGCGCGAGCCGGAGAAGGTCGCCCTCGCCGTGGAGTCCCTGTACGGCCAGGCGTTGCTGCTCGGGTACCACCCGATCCGCCCCGCCGACGCCGCACTGCTGAACCGTTCTTTTCTTGGTCTTTTGGAAGGCCTGCTGGACCGGGCCGTCCCCCTGGAGGATTAG
- a CDS encoding CdiA C-terminal domain-containing protein gives MSLSRALAARLRGIAARLPVDLLHRASADAEAAAGHLLAAHQGSDDTALIGSAKALRAASSTATTSAKRLREAASWIEAYCTNILGIGSATAAPIKAIDSTITPDTTRTRPSRSPDPTAKPGGYPARVYPDDEDETVRGITRENESAAILARHGYVVEQRPRVPGRKKPDFRIEGRIFDNYAPSSARARNIASEMAVKIEEEQTDRIVLNLRDTPVELVAIKTQLTDWPIPGLREVIMIDKNDTVIDFFP, from the coding sequence GTGTCGTTGAGTCGAGCTTTGGCCGCGCGACTACGGGGGATCGCCGCGCGCTTGCCCGTCGACCTGCTGCACCGCGCCTCGGCCGACGCCGAAGCCGCCGCCGGGCACCTCCTCGCCGCTCACCAGGGCAGCGACGACACCGCGTTGATCGGCAGCGCGAAGGCGCTGCGGGCGGCCTCGTCGACCGCGACCACCTCGGCGAAGCGACTCCGCGAGGCCGCTTCGTGGATCGAGGCGTACTGCACCAACATCCTCGGCATCGGCTCAGCCACCGCCGCGCCCATTAAGGCGATCGACTCCACGATCACCCCGGACACGACGCGTACCAGGCCATCCCGCTCCCCCGACCCCACCGCGAAGCCCGGCGGCTACCCAGCCCGGGTCTACCCCGACGACGAGGACGAGACCGTACGCGGGATCACCCGGGAGAACGAGTCAGCGGCCATCCTGGCCCGCCACGGTTACGTCGTCGAACAACGACCGCGGGTGCCAGGCCGCAAGAAGCCGGACTTCCGCATCGAGGGCAGGATCTTCGACAACTACGCGCCCTCGTCCGCACGGGCACGCAACATCGCCTCAGAAATGGCCGTCAAGATAGAGGAGGAGCAGACCGACCGGATCGTGCTCAACCTCCGCGACACTCCGGTCGAGCTGGTGGCGATTAAGACACAACTCACCGATTGGCCGATCCCGGGCCTCCGCGAGGTCATCATGATCGACAAGAACGACACCGTGATTGACTTCTTTCCGTAA
- a CDS encoding TM0106 family RecB-like putative nuclease — protein MLSTADGLVLSPTDLVDLMECDHRSLLTHALAAGVPGAPRPDPGGAQLVAKHGLAHEQAVLQRFRARHGAGVVEIDQPAPTPGALAKAAEETRDALKAGALVVYQPVFYDDGFYGRADFLVLTSTGEYEPYDAKLARHARPAAVLQLTAYADALARAGHPAGPDMHLMLGDGTQHTLRVADFLPLLAHLRSRLRERLASPVELPERLWADERPACASCRFAKHCEAGRTGARDLSLVAGMRTDQRRKLVTAGIETIDALAAAAPEDRPSTLSIATFTGLRAQATLQIRQDATRTEDDPVGEVTYEIVSPEALAELPAPSPGDVFFDMEGDPYALGGTGLEYLFGAVTGPDEEFTPFWAHTRAQEKKAFEDFVDFARARLAEHPGAHVYHYAPYETSALKRLAALHSTREDEVDELLRAGALVDLYAVVRKALRVSQRSYSIKYLEPLYMPTSRAGDVQTAASSIEAYEDYLSLLEHEPERAASVLAAISDYNEYDCVSTHRLYQFLLRVRDEAGIEPASPIELSSLDAAVEAADDEQAAARRAERAARLAAIVEPLVSDLPDNPAMASDDERARGLLAAAVGYHRRETNPAWWDFFRQVTSPLPDLESDSKCAVPISVALADWTMPSGRIKTAKRVVRASCDPERPHPFTVGDKVRLLYQGWTRDAEVQEAGTDTLVLQESAPPTDLDQRAVPVAVLPGSPVRPSPKDEAVADLAEQVVALLPLLPAHPGVDLLSRTPRLRGGRPLPPPGPDLVETVISAVDLLENSVLAVQGPPGAGKTYLAGRLIAHLVGNGKKVAVTSTSHKAVENVLGAVRRTGAAVPSAKRPKKTADPANPWEQPKSNAALASWRADHPDGHLVGGTAWTFANAALRADPFDVLIIDEAGQFALADALAVSMCARNLVLLGDPQQLPQVVQGTHPSGADASALGHLIGEADVIPPGLGYFLDQSRRMHPDVCRPVSELSYAGRLHAHPSAAERALAGIPAGLHLYPVEHRDNITGSVEEARAVAAIAADVVGRTWTDGEPRPLTAADVMVVAPYNLQVRVVRRELEAAGLGDVRVGTVDRFQGQEAPVVIATMTSSTAVDLPRGLEFLLSRNRLNVALSRAQAVAVVVCSPRLIEADIRTVDQMRLISGMLGLLANTTSWPGAHSSEE, from the coding sequence ATGCTCAGCACAGCCGACGGCCTCGTCCTCTCCCCGACCGACCTGGTCGACCTGATGGAGTGCGATCACCGGAGCCTGCTCACGCACGCGCTCGCGGCGGGCGTGCCGGGGGCGCCGCGGCCGGACCCGGGCGGGGCGCAGCTGGTCGCCAAGCACGGGCTGGCGCACGAACAGGCGGTGCTGCAACGCTTCCGCGCCCGCCACGGTGCCGGAGTGGTGGAGATCGACCAGCCGGCCCCGACGCCGGGCGCGCTGGCCAAGGCGGCCGAGGAGACCCGCGACGCGCTGAAGGCGGGCGCGCTCGTGGTGTACCAGCCGGTGTTCTACGACGACGGCTTCTACGGGCGCGCCGACTTCCTGGTGCTGACCAGCACCGGGGAGTACGAGCCCTACGACGCGAAGCTCGCCCGGCACGCCCGTCCGGCCGCGGTGCTGCAGCTCACCGCCTACGCGGACGCGCTCGCGCGGGCGGGGCACCCGGCCGGGCCGGACATGCACCTGATGTTGGGCGACGGCACGCAGCACACCTTGCGGGTGGCGGATTTCCTGCCGCTGCTGGCACATCTGCGTTCGCGGTTGCGCGAGCGCCTGGCGTCCCCGGTTGAGTTGCCGGAGCGGCTGTGGGCTGACGAGCGCCCCGCGTGCGCCTCCTGCCGCTTCGCCAAGCACTGCGAGGCGGGGCGCACCGGGGCCCGGGATCTGTCCCTGGTCGCCGGGATGCGCACTGACCAGCGGCGCAAGCTCGTCACGGCGGGGATCGAGACCATCGACGCGTTGGCCGCGGCGGCTCCGGAGGACCGTCCGTCCACCCTGTCGATCGCGACGTTCACCGGGCTGCGCGCGCAAGCCACGTTGCAGATCCGGCAGGACGCGACGCGCACCGAGGACGATCCGGTCGGCGAGGTCACCTACGAGATCGTCTCTCCGGAGGCGTTGGCGGAGCTGCCCGCGCCGAGCCCCGGCGACGTGTTCTTCGACATGGAGGGCGATCCGTACGCGCTGGGTGGAACCGGGCTTGAGTACCTCTTCGGCGCGGTGACCGGACCCGACGAGGAGTTCACGCCGTTCTGGGCGCACACGCGGGCGCAGGAGAAGAAGGCGTTCGAGGACTTCGTCGACTTCGCCCGCGCCCGCCTGGCGGAGCACCCTGGTGCGCACGTCTACCACTACGCCCCGTACGAGACTTCAGCGTTGAAACGCTTGGCAGCACTGCACTCCACGCGTGAGGACGAGGTCGACGAACTGCTCCGCGCGGGTGCCCTGGTCGACCTGTACGCGGTGGTGCGCAAGGCGTTGCGGGTCTCGCAGCGGTCGTACTCGATCAAGTACCTGGAGCCGCTGTACATGCCGACCTCGCGCGCGGGCGACGTGCAGACGGCGGCGTCGAGCATCGAGGCGTACGAGGACTACCTGTCACTGCTGGAGCACGAACCGGAGCGGGCCGCGTCGGTGCTCGCGGCGATCAGCGACTACAACGAGTACGACTGCGTCTCCACCCACCGCCTGTACCAGTTCCTGTTGCGGGTACGGGACGAAGCGGGCATCGAACCCGCATCCCCGATCGAACTGTCCTCTTTGGACGCGGCTGTCGAGGCGGCCGACGACGAGCAGGCCGCCGCCCGCCGGGCCGAACGGGCGGCCCGGCTCGCGGCCATCGTCGAGCCGCTGGTCTCCGACCTCCCGGACAACCCCGCCATGGCCAGCGATGACGAGCGCGCCCGGGGGCTGCTCGCCGCGGCGGTCGGCTACCACCGCAGGGAGACCAACCCGGCGTGGTGGGACTTCTTCCGCCAGGTGACCTCTCCCCTGCCGGACCTGGAGTCGGACAGCAAGTGCGCGGTGCCGATCTCCGTCGCGCTGGCGGACTGGACGATGCCGTCCGGGCGGATCAAGACCGCGAAGCGGGTGGTGCGCGCCTCCTGCGATCCCGAGCGCCCGCACCCGTTCACCGTCGGCGACAAGGTGCGCCTGCTCTACCAGGGCTGGACGCGGGACGCGGAGGTGCAGGAGGCGGGCACGGACACCCTGGTCCTCCAGGAGAGCGCCCCGCCGACCGATCTCGACCAGCGCGCGGTGCCGGTCGCGGTGCTTCCGGGCAGCCCGGTCCGCCCGAGCCCCAAGGACGAAGCGGTCGCGGACCTCGCGGAGCAGGTCGTCGCGCTCCTCCCGCTGCTGCCCGCGCATCCGGGCGTCGACCTGCTCAGCCGCACTCCGCGGCTGCGCGGTGGACGACCGCTGCCGCCGCCCGGTCCCGACCTGGTCGAGACGGTGATCAGCGCGGTGGACCTGCTGGAGAACTCGGTGCTGGCCGTGCAGGGGCCACCGGGCGCGGGCAAGACGTACCTGGCGGGGCGGCTCATCGCGCACCTGGTCGGCAACGGCAAGAAGGTCGCGGTGACCTCCACCAGCCACAAGGCGGTGGAGAACGTGCTCGGCGCGGTGCGGCGAACGGGTGCCGCGGTCCCCTCGGCGAAGCGCCCGAAGAAGACGGCCGATCCGGCGAACCCCTGGGAACAGCCGAAGAGCAACGCCGCGCTGGCGAGCTGGCGGGCCGACCACCCCGACGGCCACCTCGTCGGCGGGACGGCGTGGACGTTCGCGAACGCGGCGCTGCGCGCGGACCCCTTCGACGTGCTGATCATCGACGAGGCGGGGCAGTTCGCGCTGGCCGACGCGCTCGCGGTGTCGATGTGCGCCCGCAACCTGGTCCTGCTCGGCGATCCGCAGCAGCTGCCCCAGGTCGTGCAGGGCACGCATCCGTCGGGGGCGGACGCGTCGGCGCTCGGCCACCTGATCGGGGAAGCCGATGTGATCCCGCCGGGCCTCGGCTACTTCCTCGACCAGTCCCGCCGCATGCACCCCGACGTCTGCCGCCCGGTGTCGGAGCTGTCCTACGCGGGCAGGCTGCACGCCCATCCATCCGCCGCGGAACGCGCACTGGCCGGTATCCCGGCCGGGCTGCACCTGTACCCGGTGGAGCACCGCGACAACATCACCGGCTCCGTCGAGGAGGCGCGCGCCGTCGCGGCGATCGCGGCCGACGTGGTCGGCCGGACGTGGACCGATGGCGAACCTCGCCCGTTGACCGCGGCGGACGTGATGGTGGTGGCGCCGTACAACCTGCAGGTCCGCGTGGTGCGGCGGGAACTGGAGGCGGCGGGGCTCGGCGACGTGCGCGTGGGGACCGTGGATCGCTTCCAGGGCCAGGAGGCCCCGGTGGTGATCGCGACGATGACCTCGTCGACGGCGGTGGACCTCCCGCGCGGGCTGGAGTTCCTGCTGTCCCGCAATCGCTTGAACGTGGCGCTTTCCCGCGCCCAGGCGGTGGCGGTGGTGGTGTGCTCGCCGCGGCTGATCGAGGCGGACATCCGCACGGTCGACCAGATGCGGTTGATCTCCGGGATGCTCGGCCTGCTGGCCAATACCACTTCCTGGCCGGGCGCTCATTCCTCGGAAGAGTGA